From Streptomyces sp. CMB-StM0423, a single genomic window includes:
- a CDS encoding esterase-like activity of phytase family protein — protein MNGWWRAGLPALLLTVSSPAAPAAPAEPAASPTGRPAACSPGTTLTGFSDALDKTAFEGTRVAGLSALSARAGSPVLALTDNTDADEARLYHLAVRSAPGHVGAAVRDVTVLRRPDGAPYTGTDFDGEGLVAEPAGTVLASSEREPSIRRFRLSDGRQTAELPVPPRFRVAPAGQAPANQTFESLTAAPDGRTLYAGLEGPLDADGHDEADRGLLRILRYDGTPGGAFAPQAQYAYRADPGLGLAELAALDRHHLLALERGYTEGVGNTVRIYRVSLHGAPDVTGLPSLTGAGAGVFLTKRLLVDLADCPPSGATSPQPQPNPLLDNVEGMTLTGHRTLVLVSDDNASARQITRLYSLRLVGG, from the coding sequence ATGAACGGATGGTGGCGGGCCGGGCTTCCCGCGCTGCTGCTGACGGTGTCGTCGCCGGCCGCCCCGGCAGCCCCCGCAGAGCCCGCCGCGTCGCCGACGGGCCGGCCTGCCGCCTGCTCGCCGGGTACGACGCTGACCGGCTTCTCCGACGCCCTCGACAAGACCGCCTTCGAAGGAACCCGGGTCGCAGGGCTCTCCGCGCTGAGCGCCCGGGCGGGCTCGCCGGTCCTGGCGCTGACCGACAACACCGACGCCGACGAGGCAAGGCTCTACCACCTGGCCGTGCGCAGCGCTCCGGGGCACGTCGGGGCGGCGGTACGCGACGTCACCGTCCTGCGCCGCCCGGACGGTGCTCCGTACACCGGGACCGACTTCGACGGGGAGGGCCTGGTCGCCGAACCCGCGGGCACGGTGCTCGCCTCCTCGGAACGCGAGCCGTCCATCCGCCGGTTCCGCCTGTCCGACGGCCGGCAGACGGCCGAACTGCCGGTGCCGCCGCGCTTCCGGGTCGCCCCGGCCGGGCAGGCCCCGGCCAACCAGACCTTCGAGTCCCTGACCGCGGCGCCGGACGGCCGCACCCTGTACGCCGGCCTGGAAGGCCCGCTCGACGCCGACGGCCACGACGAGGCGGACCGCGGCCTGCTGCGCATCCTGCGCTACGACGGGACGCCGGGCGGCGCCTTCGCCCCCCAGGCCCAGTACGCCTACCGGGCCGACCCCGGTCTCGGCCTGGCCGAGCTGGCCGCGCTGGACCGTCACCACCTGCTGGCCCTGGAACGCGGCTACACGGAAGGAGTCGGCAACACCGTCCGCATCTACCGGGTTTCGCTCCACGGCGCGCCGGACGTCACCGGCCTCCCGTCGCTCACCGGGGCCGGCGCCGGGGTCTTCCTCACCAAGCGGCTCCTGGTGGACCTGGCCGACTGCCCGCCGTCCGGGGCCACATCGCCGCAGCCGCAGCCCAACCCGCTGCTGGACAACGTGGAAGGCATGACCCTGACCGGCCACCGCACCCTCGTGCTGGTA